One region of Peribacillus simplex genomic DNA includes:
- the trxB gene encoding thioredoxin-disulfide reductase: MSEKIYDVVIIGAGPAGMTAAVYTSRANLSTLMLERGVPGGQMANTEEVENYPGFDTILGPELSTKMFDHAKKFGAEYAYGDVKEIIDGEEYKTIKAGSKEFKARSIIISSGAEYKKIGVPGEKELGGRGVSYCAVCDGAFFKQKELFVIGGGDSAVEEGVYLTRFASKVTIVHRREELRAQKILQDRAFANEKINFIWNHTLKEINEKGGKVGGVTLVSTVNGEETVMDADGVFIYIGMLPLTKPFENLGILNAAGYVETNDRMETHVPGIFAAGDVREKTLRQIVTATGDGSIAAQSAQHYVEELQEKLQPKA; encoded by the coding sequence ATGTCTGAAAAAATTTATGACGTTGTTATTATTGGTGCTGGTCCTGCAGGGATGACGGCGGCTGTCTATACATCACGTGCGAACCTTTCAACATTGATGTTAGAACGCGGAGTACCTGGCGGGCAAATGGCCAATACAGAGGAAGTTGAAAATTATCCTGGTTTTGACACGATTCTCGGACCTGAACTTTCAACGAAAATGTTTGACCATGCAAAGAAATTCGGTGCGGAATATGCTTATGGGGACGTTAAGGAAATCATTGACGGTGAAGAGTATAAAACGATCAAAGCCGGTTCCAAGGAATTTAAAGCACGTTCAATCATTATTTCATCGGGTGCCGAATACAAGAAAATCGGCGTTCCTGGCGAAAAGGAATTGGGCGGCCGCGGTGTATCGTATTGTGCTGTTTGTGATGGTGCATTTTTCAAGCAAAAGGAACTGTTCGTTATCGGCGGCGGAGACTCTGCTGTTGAAGAGGGAGTGTACTTGACCCGTTTTGCTTCAAAAGTGACGATCGTCCACAGACGTGAAGAACTTCGTGCTCAAAAGATTCTTCAAGATCGTGCATTTGCCAATGAGAAAATTAATTTCATCTGGAATCATACTTTGAAGGAAATCAATGAAAAAGGCGGTAAAGTCGGCGGTGTCACTCTAGTTTCCACTGTAAACGGAGAAGAGACAGTGATGGATGCAGACGGTGTATTCATTTATATCGGAATGCTTCCTCTAACTAAACCATTTGAGAACTTGGGCATCTTAAATGCTGCAGGCTATGTTGAAACGAATGATCGGATGGAGACACACGTCCCGGGTATTTTTGCAGCTGGTGACGTTCGTGAAAAAACATTGCGCCAAATCGTTACAGCTACAGGTGATGGAAGCATTGCTGCTCAATCCGCTCAGCATTATGTTGAGGAACTTCAAGAGAAATTGCAACCAAAGGCTTGA